From Bombus huntii isolate Logan2020A chromosome 4, iyBomHunt1.1, whole genome shotgun sequence, one genomic window encodes:
- the LOC126864646 gene encoding adenosine receptor A2b-like, with amino-acid sequence MTIAFRVSAFIVMEFPSNASELASNSTVRAVNASTHSELNLPYTVCEILVAVCAVFGNGLVITVFSKERKLRRRTNYYIISLATADLLVGLFAIPFAILASIGLPTNLHACLFTVSVLIVLCTISIFCLVAVSIDRYWAILHPMGYSRTVRTKTAIGIICVCWIAGTLVGFLPLLGWNAGKKSNEKCIFTEVMDYDYLVFLYFATIIFPALLIAAFYTHIYRVVVKQLQQIVTMNPGRRTGNQTTGTMLRLLGAARKREVKATQNLSRIVIFFIICWFPLYTINCVMAFCPRCRVHDVLMNFCIILSHLNSAGNPLLYAYHLKDFRAALKNFMWRLLFPHSDVKSSVVSVIHDRGSLVGSQRQFLRQTGGPPSTRVIRSDLLRQVTDVRSRGSFSSPRNVTIRENDAANTSSSSSDRQENDNASQNSNDLQRNESDNFGNDRITPRSPRITSLELQTYKPLMPLLPAEVDHVEETPPASIFVIEVDVNHVESVHEKLDEELMENKDKG; translated from the exons ATGACGATTGCATTCAGAGTATCAGCGTTCATCGTGATGGAATTTCCATCAAATGCCAGTGAGTTGGCTAGTAATTCGACTGTAAGAGCGGTGAATGCGTCGACCCATTCGGAACTCAATCTACCGTATACAGTTTGCGAGATCCTGGTGGCAGTGTGTGCGGTGTTTGGTAACGGTTTGGTGATCACAGTCTTCAGCAAAGAGAGGAAACTTCGTCGACGAACTAATTATTACATCATCTCTCTAGCCACGGCCGATCTCTTGGTCGGCTTGTTCGCTATACCTTTCGCCATTTTGGCCAGCATCGGTTTACCGACGAATTTACACGCCTGCCTGTTCACCGTTTCAGTGCTTATCGTCCTCTGCACGATCAGTATCTTCTGTCTGGTAGCGGTGTCCATAGATCGTTACTGGGCGATACTTCATCCCATGGGATACTCGCGCACCGTACGCACTAAAACTGCCATAG GTATAATCTGTGTGTGTTGGATCGCTGGCACATTGGTCGGCTTCCTGCCGCTTTTAGGTTGGAACGCGGGCAAGAAATCCAATGAGAAATGCATCTTCACCGAGGTGATGGATTACGATTACTTAGTGTTCCTGTACTTCGCCACGATCATCTTTCCCGCGCTATTAATTGCAGCCTTCTACACCCATATATACCGAGTGGTCGTAAAGCAG CTGCAACAAATTGTAACAATGAATCCGGGTCGCCGTACCGGAAACCAGACAACTGGAACCATGCTGCGATTACTTGGGGCCGCCAGGAAGCGTGAAGTGAAGGCGACGCAAAATCTATCACGAATCGTgatctttttcattatttgttGGTTCCCTCTTTACACCATCAACTGTGTGATGGCGTTCTGTCCAAGGTGCAGGGTGCACGATGTCCTGATGAATTTTTGCATAATCCTGTCGCACTTGAACTCAGCTGGCAATCCATTGCTCTACGCTTACCATCTGAAGGACTTCCGTGCGGCGCTTAAGAATTTCATGTGGAGACTTCTATTTCCGCACAGTGACGTGAAATCTAGCGTAGTTAGCGTGATTCACGATCGTGGCTCTTTGGTTGGTTCCCAGAGACAATTCCTGAGGCAAACAGGTGGACCGCCGTCTACAAGAGTTATCAGGTCGGATTTACTGCGTCAG GTAACTGACGTTAGATCTAGAGGATCATTCTCGAGCCCTCGAAACGTTACGATTCGAGAAAACGATGCAGCAAACACATCAAGCTCTTCGAGTGATAGACAGGAAAATGACAACGCGAGTCAAAACAGCAATGATCTGcagcgaaatgaaagtgacaATTTTGGAAATGACAGAATCACCCCGAGATCGCCCCGTATTACCTCACTGGAATTACAGACTTACAAACCTTTAATGCCACTTCTTCCGGCGGAAGTGGATCACGTCGAGGAGACGCCACCGGCGTCTATCTTCGTCATTGAAGTAGATGTAAATCACGTGGAATCCGTTCACGAAAAACTGGACGAGGAACTGATGGAAAATAAAGACAAAGGCTGA
- the LOC126864658 gene encoding probable DNA replication complex GINS protein PSF2 isoform X1, protein MDPSEVEFLGEKELVTIVPNFSFDMIHLISGSVGPFRAGLPVKVPIWLAVNLKQQQKCRIVNQDWMDVDGLNETKEEEKLSKLFIKMPSNHYMEEAQLLLNVGSDDIPDADRIKTAVKDIWDIRMSKLRTSIDAFLKSEGLHAKLDHLTAMEINSVRPLLPHALDQMLRIQTISVPHTIIILLQENLFYAF, encoded by the exons ATGGATCCGAGTGAAGTAGAATTTCTCGGTGAAAAAGAATTAGTCACCATTGTGCCGAATTTTAGTTTTGACATGATTCATTTAATTTCGGGATCTGTGGGCCCTTTTCGAGCCGGTTTACCTGTGAAAGTTCCGATTTGGTTGGCTGTAAACCTGAAGCAGCAACAAAAGTGTCGAATCGTTAATCAAGACTGGATGGACGTTGATGGCTTAAATGAGACGAAGGAGGAAGAAAAGTTATCCAA attgtttataaaaatgcCCAGTAATCATTACATGGAAGAAGCACAGCTTTTACTGAATGTTGGTAGTGATGATATACCTGATGCGGACAGAATAAAAACAGCAGTGAag gaTATATGGGACATAAGAATGTCAAAGCTCCGTACATCAATAGATGCATTCCTTAAAAGCGAAGGTTTACACGCTAAGCTGGACCATTTAACTGCCATGGAAATCAACAGTGttcgtccattattgccacaTGCTCTGGATCAAATGCTAAGGATACAAACCATATCTGTACCTCATACGATAATAATTCTATTACAAGAAAATCTTTTTTATGCTTTCTAA
- the LOC126864651 gene encoding TNF receptor-associated factor 4 isoform X3 has product MGSIVYCIHHKDGCKWSDELRKLKAHLNTCKHDAVPCSNKCGAMIPRVLMEDHLKYTCAQRRARCDFCAKEFTGHTLEKHTGTCGYEPLYCENKCGMKVQRRHLSQHKLGECAKRLVACRYCNKEFVFDTLGAHHAKCGRFPVACPHRCETAVLPREDLEVHLKDHCTTHLLSCTFKDAGCRFKGNRFSLDKHLEESAKMHLSLMCSVVTKQQHQITSLKSAISKLSLNYTGTLIWKITDYSAKMSEAKAKEGMELVSPPFYTSQYGYKLQASVFLNGNGTGEGSHISIYIKILPGEYDALLRWPFSHSVSFTIFDQTVVAEKACNIVESFIPDPTWKNFQRPSREPDSLGFGFPRFLSHEMVKKRHFVKDNTMFIRVKVDPSKIVAV; this is encoded by the exons ATGGGCTCCATTGTGTATTGCATACATCATAAGGATGGCTGCAAGTGGTCCGACGAACTTCGAAAGTTGAAG GCTCACCTGAATACCTGCAAGCACGACGCGGTCCCCTGCAGCAATAAGTGTGGCGCGATGATCCCGCGTGTGCTGATGGAGGACCATTTAAAGTACACTTGCGCCCAGCGGCGAGCACGCTGCGACTTCTGTGCCAAAGAATTCACCGGTCACACGCTCGAG AAACACACAGGGACGTGTGGCTATGAACCACTCTACTGCGAGAACAAGTGTGGCATGAAGGTGCAGCGAAGGCATCTCAGTCAACACAAGTTGGGCGAGTGCGCGAAAAGACTGGTGGCCTGTCGTTACTGCAACAAAGAGTTCGTTTTTGACACACTCGGTGCTCATCATGCCAAGTGTGGCCGCTTTCCAGTCGCTTGTCCACACCGTTGTGAAACTGCCGTCTTACCAAGAGAAGATCTCGAAGTTCACTTGAAAGATCACTGCACTACACACCTCTTATCTTGTACTTTCAAGGATGCTGGCTGTCGTTTTAAG GGAAATCGATTTTCGTTGGACAAACATTTGGAGGAATCAGCAAAGATGCATTTAAGCTTGATGTGCAGTGTAGTAACAAAACAACAGCATCAGATAACCAGCCTGAAATCCGCCATTAGCAAACTATCGTTAAATTACACGGGCACACTAATATGGAAAATTACGGATTACAGCGCTAAAATGTCCGAGGCGAAAGCCAAGGAAGGAATGGAACTCGTCAGTCCTCCTTTTTACACTAGTCAATATGGTTACAAGCTACAG GCGTCAGTTTTCTTAAACGGAAATGGAACCGGCGAAGGAAGTCATATTTCAATATACATAAAGATTCTTCCCGGAGAGTATGATGCTCTGTTGCGGTGGCCATTCTCCCACAGCGTGTCCTTCACCATATTCGACCAGACGGTGGTCGCGGAAAAGGCGTGCAATATCGTAGAAAGCTTTATACCGGATCCAACATGGAAGAATTTCCAGAGGCCCAGTCGTGAGCCCGATTCTCTCGGTTTTGGCTTCCCAAGATTTCTCTCTCACGAAATGGTGAAGAAACGGCATTTTGTCAAAGATAATACTATGTTCATCCGAGTAAAGGTCGATCCTAGCAAAATAGTTGCTGTCTGA
- the LOC126864651 gene encoding TNF receptor-associated factor 4 isoform X2 has translation MDKAPIITDENFQDLEAEKAIMGSIVYCIHHKDGCKWSDELRKLKAHLNTCKHDAVPCSNKCGAMIPRVLMEDHLKYTCAQRRARCDFCAKEFTGHTLEKHTGTCGYEPLYCENKCGMKVQRRHLSQHKLGECAKRLVACRYCNKEFVFDTLGAHHAKCGRFPVACPHRCETAVLPREDLEVHLKDHCTTHLLSCTFKDAGCRFKGNRFSLDKHLEESAKMHLSLMCSVVTKQQHQITSLKSAISKLSLNYTGTLIWKITDYSAKMSEAKAKEGMELVSPPFYTSQYGYKLQASVFLNGNGTGEGSHISIYIKILPGEYDALLRWPFSHSVSFTIFDQTVVAEKACNIVESFIPDPTWKNFQRPSREPDSLGFGFPRFLSHEMVKKRHFVKDNTMFIRVKVDPSKIVAV, from the exons AATTTCCAGGACCTGGAAGCTGAGAAGGCAATAATGGGCTCCATTGTGTATTGCATACATCATAAGGATGGCTGCAAGTGGTCCGACGAACTTCGAAAGTTGAAG GCTCACCTGAATACCTGCAAGCACGACGCGGTCCCCTGCAGCAATAAGTGTGGCGCGATGATCCCGCGTGTGCTGATGGAGGACCATTTAAAGTACACTTGCGCCCAGCGGCGAGCACGCTGCGACTTCTGTGCCAAAGAATTCACCGGTCACACGCTCGAG AAACACACAGGGACGTGTGGCTATGAACCACTCTACTGCGAGAACAAGTGTGGCATGAAGGTGCAGCGAAGGCATCTCAGTCAACACAAGTTGGGCGAGTGCGCGAAAAGACTGGTGGCCTGTCGTTACTGCAACAAAGAGTTCGTTTTTGACACACTCGGTGCTCATCATGCCAAGTGTGGCCGCTTTCCAGTCGCTTGTCCACACCGTTGTGAAACTGCCGTCTTACCAAGAGAAGATCTCGAAGTTCACTTGAAAGATCACTGCACTACACACCTCTTATCTTGTACTTTCAAGGATGCTGGCTGTCGTTTTAAG GGAAATCGATTTTCGTTGGACAAACATTTGGAGGAATCAGCAAAGATGCATTTAAGCTTGATGTGCAGTGTAGTAACAAAACAACAGCATCAGATAACCAGCCTGAAATCCGCCATTAGCAAACTATCGTTAAATTACACGGGCACACTAATATGGAAAATTACGGATTACAGCGCTAAAATGTCCGAGGCGAAAGCCAAGGAAGGAATGGAACTCGTCAGTCCTCCTTTTTACACTAGTCAATATGGTTACAAGCTACAG GCGTCAGTTTTCTTAAACGGAAATGGAACCGGCGAAGGAAGTCATATTTCAATATACATAAAGATTCTTCCCGGAGAGTATGATGCTCTGTTGCGGTGGCCATTCTCCCACAGCGTGTCCTTCACCATATTCGACCAGACGGTGGTCGCGGAAAAGGCGTGCAATATCGTAGAAAGCTTTATACCGGATCCAACATGGAAGAATTTCCAGAGGCCCAGTCGTGAGCCCGATTCTCTCGGTTTTGGCTTCCCAAGATTTCTCTCTCACGAAATGGTGAAGAAACGGCATTTTGTCAAAGATAATACTATGTTCATCCGAGTAAAGGTCGATCCTAGCAAAATAGTTGCTGTCTGA
- the LOC126864658 gene encoding probable DNA replication complex GINS protein PSF2 isoform X2, protein MDPSEVEFLGEKELVTIVPNFSFDMIHLISGSVGPFRAGLPVKVPIWLAVNLKQQQKCRIVNQDWMDVDGLNETKEEEKLSKLFIKMPSNHYMEEAQLLLNVGSDDIPDADRIKTAVKDIWDIRMSKLRTSIDAFLKSEGLHAKLDHLTAMEINSVRPLLPHALDQMLRIQTISDGKLTQSHYSGTSQ, encoded by the exons ATGGATCCGAGTGAAGTAGAATTTCTCGGTGAAAAAGAATTAGTCACCATTGTGCCGAATTTTAGTTTTGACATGATTCATTTAATTTCGGGATCTGTGGGCCCTTTTCGAGCCGGTTTACCTGTGAAAGTTCCGATTTGGTTGGCTGTAAACCTGAAGCAGCAACAAAAGTGTCGAATCGTTAATCAAGACTGGATGGACGTTGATGGCTTAAATGAGACGAAGGAGGAAGAAAAGTTATCCAA attgtttataaaaatgcCCAGTAATCATTACATGGAAGAAGCACAGCTTTTACTGAATGTTGGTAGTGATGATATACCTGATGCGGACAGAATAAAAACAGCAGTGAag gaTATATGGGACATAAGAATGTCAAAGCTCCGTACATCAATAGATGCATTCCTTAAAAGCGAAGGTTTACACGCTAAGCTGGACCATTTAACTGCCATGGAAATCAACAGTGttcgtccattattgccacaTGCTCTGGATCAAATGCTAAGGATACAAACCATATCT gATGGAAAACTGACACAATCTCATTATAGTGGGACATCACAATAG